One Fictibacillus halophilus genomic window, CACTTACTATGCTGTTTAAAAGAAATCAGATCGTTCATGTAATCATACTGATCAGAGATCTTTTCAAATACAGAGTGAACCCGTTCTTCTTTACTCAACATCGGATTAACCCTCTCCTAACATTAAGTCATTTTTGCTAGCATCTACCATGTTGTATCCTTCTCTATGAAACAACAGTGGCATTTCAACCTCTTTATTCTTTAGTTCCGTCTCGCATGTCTTAAGGTAGTTCAACTGTTCTTCGCTTAATCTTCTTTTCGCATCAAGACTGTGATAGCGTGTCACAAGTAGGTATCTCTCAATAAACGGTATATATGTATAGAGACCAAATGATTCAGCTGCTTTGGTTAATAGAAGACTGTCGATCTTCTGTATAGCTTTTAAATAATCCACACTTGTGATCGAAAACTTGTCCTTACTCTGATTGTGCAGATCTGCTTTCTGTTCATTAATTTCTTGAACGGCACTCGATAGCTTTGAGATCAGGTCCAAATTTTCGCAGTGAGATAAAAGTAAGTAGTATAGACTGCTAAAATAGTCGCCAGATAATACGACAAGCTGTCGTTTCTTTTTATTCTCAGTGATATGCTCTTCCAAAATGTCATCATGACGGTCCAATGCAGATTGGATGAGAGTAATCGAACTAAAATACTCTGCTTCTACCGCTTCATCCAATTCAAGTTCACGCAGCAGACAGTATGTGATGAATACTTTGGATTCATTAAAGACTGGAGGTTGAAGAAATCGATCCACATAACCGTGCTGCATCAATAAAAGTGTATGCTGTTTTAAGCGTTGAATTTGTTCCATGGTGTTCATCAAATCCCTCCAATGACACAGCAAAATTGTGCTTTCTTATTATAACATAGTCGCCAAAATTATTAGGATTCAACCTCTTTAAAAGACATAAAGAAAACTAGGCTTATCTTTAGCCCAGCTTTTTGGCACCTATACCGCCGAAATCATTCCTTACGATTCTGTATCTACTTCTCCGTGTTTCGTGTAGATCACTGCTTTTCCTCTAACTTTTACAGCTGAAGTATGCTCTGTGAACTGAGCGATCATCACTTCGCCTTTATCAAGCTTTTCAGAATGGTGAAATCTAGTTTCTGTACCACGAGTTAAGCCGATCACGTTTACACCGTTCTCTTTCGCTTTGATTACGAAAAAATCTAATTCTGATTTCATGAAGTTACCTCCTTAGTTTCTGATTAAACTTAGTACTTCTGCACGAGCAGCAGGATCTTTTTCAAAAACACCACGCACTGCTGAAGTAACCGTCAT contains:
- a CDS encoding heptaprenyl diphosphate synthase component 1, producing the protein MNTMEQIQRLKQHTLLLMQHGYVDRFLQPPVFNESKVFITYCLLRELELDEAVEAEYFSSITLIQSALDRHDDILEEHITENKKKRQLVVLSGDYFSSLYYLLLSHCENLDLISKLSSAVQEINEQKADLHNQSKDKFSITSVDYLKAIQKIDSLLLTKAAESFGLYTYIPFIERYLLVTRYHSLDAKRRLSEEQLNYLKTCETELKNKEVEMPLLFHREGYNMVDASKNDLMLGEG
- the mtrB gene encoding trp RNA-binding attenuation protein MtrB, whose amino-acid sequence is MKSELDFFVIKAKENGVNVIGLTRGTETRFHHSEKLDKGEVMIAQFTEHTSAVKVRGKAVIYTKHGEVDTES